One part of the Maridesulfovibrio bastinii DSM 16055 genome encodes these proteins:
- a CDS encoding methylated-DNA--[protein]-cysteine S-methyltransferase, with protein MDRILQAASGRIFLRITLKNEKVTSINLDWNNDSHVISMNPETEKIQKALDDYTSGKKVSWPEFEFDFSGLSEFRKKVLQTLYREVGWGSSISYGGLAALAGSPRAARAVGGAMAANPFPLIIPCHRVLGSDRSLTGFSGTGIEMKKYLLHLEGIGCK; from the coding sequence ATGGATCGAATTTTACAGGCAGCATCAGGGAGAATTTTCCTTAGAATCACGCTTAAAAATGAAAAGGTTACTTCCATCAATCTTGATTGGAACAATGACAGCCATGTCATCTCCATGAATCCTGAAACTGAAAAAATCCAGAAAGCCCTGGACGACTACACCTCAGGAAAAAAAGTAAGCTGGCCTGAGTTTGAATTCGACTTCTCCGGCCTTAGCGAATTCAGAAAGAAAGTGCTCCAAACACTCTATCGTGAAGTTGGCTGGGGAAGTTCCATAAGCTACGGGGGGCTGGCAGCCCTTGCAGGATCACCCCGAGCAGCCAGAGCTGTGGGTGGAGCCATGGCAGCAAATCCTTTCCCATTGATCATTCCCTGCCACAGAGTCCTTGGGTCAGACAGGAGTCTGACCGGATTTAGTGGAACAGGAATAGAAATGAAAAAATATCTTCTGCACCTTGAGGGAATTGGCTGTAAATAA